One Rhea pennata isolate bPtePen1 chromosome 3, bPtePen1.pri, whole genome shotgun sequence DNA segment encodes these proteins:
- the CITED2 gene encoding cbp/p300-interacting transactivator 2, translated as MADHMMAMNHGRFPDGSSGLHHHPAHRMGMGPFPTPHHHHQQQQQHAFNALMGDHIHYGAGNMNANSGIRHAMGPGSVNGGHPPSTMPPAARFSGSQFMAPPVASQGGQLTASMQLQKLNNQYFSHHPYPHSHYMPDLHPASHQLTGSGQHFRDCRDPKHGGGGGPPAGPHGPAAMLPPNVIDTDFIDEEVLMSLVIEMGLDRIKELPELWLGQNEFDFMTDFVCKQQPSRVSC; from the coding sequence ATGGCAGACCACATGATGGCCATGAATCACGGGCGATTCCCTGACGGATCCAGCGGGCTTCACCACCACCCTGCCCATCGGATGGGAATGGGTCCCTTTCCTACcccccatcaccaccaccagcagcagcagcagcacgccTTCAACGCCTTGATGGGCGACCATATACATTACGGAGCTGGAAATATGAACGCAAATAGCGGGATCAGACACGCCATGGGGCCCGGGAGCGTGAACGGAGGGCACCCTCCCAGCACCATGCCCCCCGCCGCACGATTTAGCGGCTCCCAGTTCATGGCCCCCCCCGTGGCCAGCCAAGGGGGGCAGCTCACCGCCAGCATGCAGCTCCAGAAGCTGAACAACCAGTATTTCAGCCACCACCCCTACCCTCACAGCCACTACATGCCGGACTTGCACCCGGCGAGCCACCAGCTGACGGGCAGCGGGCAGCATTTCAGGGACTGCAGAGACCCCAagcacggcggcggcggcgggccgcccgccggcccccaCGGCCCCGCGGCAATGCTGCCCCCCAATGTCATAGACACTGACTTCATCGACGAGGAGGTCCTCATGTCCTTAGTCATCGAAATGGGCCTGGATCGCATCAAGGAGCTGCCCGAGCTGTGGTTGGGACAGAACGAGTTTGACTTCATGACAGACTTCGTTTGCAAACAGCAGCCCAGCAGGGTGAGCTGCTga